The window TTCAAATTCTCTTATCTGCATTGAACCATCAAAAAGTTTCCTATCTGTTTTGGCACCACATCCGAACCAAATCATGGGCGACAGCATTGAGCAAAATGAAAGTGAAAATCTCCAGACTgtaagaaaatatatttaaagatAGAGCAGGGATGGTTGTATTTCGACTATCTGGAGTCTGCAACTGAGTTTAGGGCAGCTTGCAATATTGGaatggaatttatttttaaacaagatTTTGTTCGAATGATTTTGCTCTCCCCTCTGCAACAAAGACGACTTTTTATTGGCATCAAATATTTGGATGACAAGGGTATCCAGCTTAATGCCGCCAACTAAATGCTGGCACATTCAAGCTAAAATGTTGCTCAGATATCAGGACAGGTTTTGTACAGTGTTTGCTTTCTACAGGTATTTATTTGATGACTGTGTTGAAATGGGTGTATTTCCTACTAACTGGAGAGGCTGCGATTGTTTATCCTATCTCACTGCTTGCTCCATTCATTCACATTTACTGACATACATTTGCACTGCTTGACTCGTTGAATTTTCTTGTGTCTAAAGGGAGGCTGCAGGTCAGGGCAGTCCAGCTTAACAGTCAGGGTAGTAAATTTCTGTGGTTTACAGAAGGCGCAGGACTGGAAAGATTCTTGATCCCTTTTAATATGCCTGGGGATATAGAAGGAGTTGCATTGTCCATAGCAGAACCTGTTGATGACAGTTTGGCTCAGACAACCATCCTCGTTAATAGTCTGCCTGAGGGGCTGCGTTTTACACCAGTC of the Narcine bancroftii isolate sNarBan1 chromosome 4, sNarBan1.hap1, whole genome shotgun sequence genome contains:
- the LOC138760420 gene encoding gremlin-2-like translates to MYQKLVILLFLVGTLMVAVELKKNRPPGAIPPLYKGHTNSSEKRQHRRQDVLASSQEALVVTERKYLKSDWCKTQPLRQTINEDGCLSQTVINRFCYGQCNSFYIPRHIKRDQESFQSCAFCKPQKFTTLTVKLDCPDLQPPFRHKKIQRVKQCKCMSVNVNEWSKQ